In Luteitalea sp. TBR-22, one genomic interval encodes:
- a CDS encoding M20 family metallopeptidase produces MRLATLLASGLVLGLPLTTAAQDVSLPAQLRQRVAAEAAAMAPALVATRRDIHAHPELGFRETRTAKLVADRLRSLKFDSVREGVGVTGVVAVLKGGKPGKVVAVRSDMDALPIPELIDVPYKSTVPGVKHACGHDGHVSIALGVAEIFSRMRADIPGTVVFLFQPAEEGDPDGGLTGAQRVLDDSGLATPAPSAIFGLHVMPTLQAGTIGVNLGPAMASSNRFTITITGKKTHAAYPHTGVDPIPVAAQVVSALQTIPSRMNNAAEPIVLSVGTIQGGNRYNIIADSVTLTGTLRTLAKDGPERVRGLMERMLKGLTEASGTTYTLDWPVGNPVTFNEESLAAASVPVLAEAVGDRARILAPPPQMGAEDFALYQQRMPGLFFFLGVGNTEKKITAMIHTEYFDMDETAMPIGVRALAGVTLDYLFRK; encoded by the coding sequence ATGCGACTTGCGACCCTCCTCGCATCGGGATTGGTGCTCGGCCTGCCCCTGACGACGGCCGCCCAGGACGTCAGCTTGCCCGCCCAACTCCGACAGCGGGTGGCAGCGGAGGCGGCCGCGATGGCGCCGGCCCTCGTGGCGACCCGGCGCGACATCCACGCGCATCCCGAACTCGGGTTCCGCGAGACCCGCACCGCGAAGCTCGTCGCCGACCGGCTCCGGTCCCTGAAGTTCGACTCCGTGCGCGAGGGCGTCGGCGTCACCGGCGTCGTCGCCGTGCTGAAGGGCGGCAAGCCCGGGAAGGTCGTGGCGGTGCGGTCCGACATGGACGCGCTGCCCATCCCCGAGCTGATCGACGTGCCCTACAAGTCCACCGTGCCCGGCGTGAAGCACGCGTGCGGCCACGACGGGCACGTGTCCATCGCCCTCGGCGTCGCCGAGATCTTCAGCCGCATGCGGGCCGACATCCCCGGCACCGTGGTGTTCCTCTTCCAGCCGGCCGAGGAGGGCGATCCGGACGGCGGCCTCACGGGCGCCCAACGCGTGCTCGACGACAGCGGACTCGCGACCCCGGCGCCGTCGGCGATCTTCGGGCTGCACGTGATGCCCACCTTGCAGGCCGGCACCATCGGCGTGAACCTCGGCCCGGCGATGGCGAGCAGCAACAGGTTCACCATCACGATCACGGGCAAGAAGACGCATGCCGCGTACCCGCACACCGGCGTCGATCCGATCCCCGTGGCGGCGCAGGTGGTGTCGGCGCTGCAGACCATCCCGAGCCGCATGAACAACGCGGCCGAGCCCATCGTGCTGTCGGTGGGCACCATCCAGGGCGGCAACCGCTACAACATCATCGCCGACAGCGTCACCCTCACCGGCACGCTGCGCACCCTCGCCAAGGACGGTCCCGAGCGCGTGCGCGGGCTGATGGAGCGGATGCTGAAGGGCCTCACCGAAGCCTCGGGCACGACCTACACGCTCGACTGGCCCGTCGGCAATCCCGTCACCTTCAACGAGGAGTCGCTGGCCGCGGCCAGCGTGCCGGTGCTCGCCGAGGCCGTGGGGGACAGGGCGCGCATCCTCGCGCCGCCGCCCCAGATGGGCGCCGAGGACTTCGCGCTCTACCAGCAGCGCATGCCGGGGCTGTTCTTCTTCCTCGGCGTCGGCAACACCGAGAAGAAGATCACCGCGATGATCCACACCGAATACTTCGACATGGACGAGACCGCCATGCCAATCGGCGTCCGCGCGCTCGCCGGGGTGACGCTCGATTACCTGTTCAGGAAGTAG
- a CDS encoding ferrous iron transporter B, whose protein sequence is MAVDAPETASPRRVVAREPARIALVGNPNTGKTTLFNRLCGARAKTSNFPGTTTTSRVGRAALPGEWLADIIDLPGLYELALDMPETRIARDVLSGSGLYRQPDAVLVVIDACNLTRNLVLVGELLAYRLPVVVALNMIDLAQGRGLTIDARKLSERLGCPVIPMIARRGDGVDEVRTELARALAQPHAYHPAEAGVPAGGATIEALTLWADDVMSYSAGRPSSPHARDAFTEGLDRVFTHPVFGLVVFVVVMGGLFYTLFALATIPMDLIEATFARLGDFASGLLPDGPVRDLVSQGIIGGVAGTVVFLPQICLLFFLISLLEDTGYLARAAFVMDRVLRRFGLPGHAFVPLLTSSACALPGIMSTRLIPDRRDRLATILVAPLMSCSARLPVYVLLTSLLFPRHPLYAAAAFTACYLLGALAALGTAMVFGRTWLRGKARPMVLELPTYKWPSLANAVITAKDQGLSFLQTAGTVIMAICILMWWLSAYPHTPAPERATALRAQAERTTDATRQQALVEEATQLEARAQQRGSIAGRMGRLAQPVFAPLGFDAQLTVGILTSFLAREVFVSTMSVLVGGSGEADVDAGVIERIRGAARDDGTPLFTTATSASALVFFVLAMQCLPTLTVTRRETGSGRYAVLQFAYMSTLAYVTSLIVYQALRAGGIA, encoded by the coding sequence ATGGCGGTCGACGCGCCGGAAACGGCAAGCCCGCGTCGCGTCGTCGCGCGTGAACCGGCCCGGATCGCACTCGTCGGCAATCCCAACACCGGCAAGACCACGCTGTTCAACCGCCTGTGCGGGGCACGGGCCAAGACCTCCAACTTCCCCGGCACCACCACCACGTCGCGGGTCGGCCGCGCCGCCCTGCCCGGCGAGTGGCTGGCCGACATCATCGACCTGCCCGGCCTGTACGAGCTCGCGCTCGACATGCCGGAGACGCGCATCGCCCGCGACGTGCTCAGCGGCTCGGGGCTCTACCGCCAGCCCGACGCCGTCCTGGTCGTGATCGACGCGTGCAACCTGACGCGCAACCTCGTGCTCGTCGGCGAGCTCCTCGCCTACCGCCTGCCGGTCGTGGTCGCCCTGAACATGATCGACCTCGCGCAGGGCCGGGGCCTGACGATCGACGCCCGCAAGCTCTCGGAGCGACTCGGCTGTCCGGTGATCCCGATGATTGCCCGGCGCGGCGACGGCGTCGACGAGGTCCGCACGGAGCTGGCGCGCGCGCTTGCGCAGCCACACGCCTATCATCCGGCCGAGGCGGGCGTGCCGGCCGGAGGGGCCACGATCGAGGCCCTGACGCTGTGGGCCGACGACGTGATGTCCTACAGCGCGGGCCGGCCCTCGTCGCCACACGCGCGGGACGCCTTCACGGAAGGGCTCGACAGGGTCTTCACGCATCCCGTGTTCGGACTCGTGGTGTTCGTGGTCGTGATGGGCGGCCTGTTCTACACGCTCTTCGCGCTCGCCACCATCCCGATGGACCTGATCGAGGCGACGTTCGCGCGTCTCGGCGACTTCGCCTCCGGCCTGCTGCCCGACGGTCCCGTGCGTGATCTCGTGTCGCAGGGCATCATCGGCGGCGTGGCGGGCACGGTGGTCTTCCTGCCGCAGATCTGCCTGCTGTTCTTCCTGATCAGCCTGCTGGAGGACACCGGCTACCTGGCGCGGGCCGCCTTCGTGATGGACCGCGTGCTGCGCCGGTTCGGGCTGCCCGGCCACGCGTTCGTGCCGCTGCTGACCTCGTCGGCGTGCGCGCTGCCCGGGATCATGTCCACCCGCCTGATCCCGGATCGCCGCGATCGCCTGGCCACGATCCTCGTCGCGCCCCTCATGAGCTGCTCGGCTCGCCTTCCGGTGTACGTGCTGCTCACGAGCCTGTTGTTCCCACGTCATCCCCTGTACGCGGCCGCGGCATTCACGGCGTGTTACCTGCTGGGGGCGCTCGCAGCCCTGGGCACGGCCATGGTGTTCGGCCGCACGTGGCTGCGCGGCAAGGCTCGGCCGATGGTGCTGGAACTGCCGACCTACAAGTGGCCGTCGCTGGCCAACGCCGTGATCACGGCCAAGGATCAGGGGCTGTCGTTCCTGCAGACGGCCGGCACGGTGATCATGGCCATCTGCATCCTCATGTGGTGGCTCAGCGCCTACCCACACACGCCCGCGCCGGAACGCGCGACTGCCTTGCGGGCGCAGGCCGAGCGCACGACGGATGCGACCCGGCAGCAGGCGCTGGTCGAAGAGGCCACCCAGCTCGAGGCCCGCGCCCAGCAGCGGGGCTCGATCGCCGGCCGGATGGGTCGGCTGGCGCAGCCCGTGTTCGCGCCGCTCGGCTTCGACGCCCAACTGACCGTCGGGATCCTCACGAGCTTCCTCGCGCGCGAGGTGTTCGTGTCGACGATGTCGGTGCTGGTCGGTGGGTCGGGCGAGGCCGACGTGGATGCCGGCGTGATCGAGCGGATCCGCGGCGCGGCGCGCGACGACGGCACGCCGCTGTTCACGACGGCGACCTCGGCGAGCGCGCTGGTGTTCTTCGTGCTCGCCATGCAGTGCCTGCCGACGCTCACCGTGACCCGTCGCGAGACAGGGTCGGGGCGGTATGCGGTCCTGCAGTTCGCGTACATGTCGACGCTGGCGTACGTCACCTCGCTGATCGTCTACCAGGCGCTCCGGGCCGGGGGGATCGCGTGA
- a CDS encoding ComEC/Rec2 family competence protein, with the protein MRVAISLFSSLLVAATASAQPTLDIYHVDVEGGAATLIVSPGRESVLVDAGWPGNGGRDVARIRAAMQAAGISRIDHMITTHYHTDHVGGVPALKAAVPIGQFHDHGPMSPPYAQDYASNYEAYVAVVSDRHTLKPGDTLSLKGAAGGPPVVLSFVAGHGVVHTRAGAPANAACATVAPKPEDPSDNARSLGFTLAYGAFDFFDAGDLTWNVEAKLVCPANTLPKVDVYQVTHHGLDQSNHPLVLQALAPTVAVMNNGAKKGGSPTTVQALKALPSLQALFQLHRNVATGPGDNTTPELIANLDEAPDAGHMVSIHVRADGRYEVVNHRTGDKRAYASNR; encoded by the coding sequence ATGCGAGTTGCCATCTCCCTGTTCTCCTCCCTGCTCGTCGCCGCCACCGCGTCGGCGCAGCCGACGCTCGACATCTATCACGTGGACGTGGAGGGCGGCGCGGCGACGCTCATCGTGTCGCCGGGGCGCGAGTCGGTGCTCGTCGACGCGGGGTGGCCGGGCAACGGTGGGCGCGACGTCGCGCGCATCCGTGCCGCGATGCAGGCCGCCGGGATCTCGCGGATCGACCACATGATCACCACGCACTACCACACCGATCACGTCGGCGGCGTCCCGGCCCTGAAGGCCGCCGTGCCGATCGGGCAGTTCCATGACCACGGCCCCATGAGCCCGCCGTACGCGCAGGACTACGCGAGCAACTACGAGGCGTACGTCGCCGTGGTCAGCGACCGCCACACGCTGAAGCCGGGAGACACGCTGTCGCTGAAGGGCGCCGCTGGTGGGCCGCCCGTGGTGCTGTCGTTCGTCGCCGGGCACGGCGTGGTCCACACCAGGGCCGGCGCGCCTGCCAACGCCGCGTGCGCCACTGTCGCGCCCAAGCCGGAGGACCCGTCGGACAACGCTCGCAGCCTGGGCTTCACGCTCGCCTACGGGGCGTTCGACTTCTTCGACGCCGGCGACCTGACCTGGAACGTCGAGGCAAAGCTCGTGTGTCCGGCCAACACGCTCCCGAAGGTCGACGTCTACCAGGTCACGCACCACGGGCTCGACCAGAGCAACCACCCGCTGGTGCTGCAGGCGCTCGCCCCGACCGTGGCGGTGATGAACAACGGCGCGAAGAAGGGCGGCTCGCCGACGACGGTGCAGGCCCTCAAGGCGCTGCCGTCGCTGCAGGCGCTCTTTCAGTTGCACCGCAACGTGGCGACGGGGCCCGGCGACAACACGACGCCGGAACTCATCGCCAATCTCGACGAGGCCCCCGACGCCGGACACATGGTGAGCATCCACGTCCGCGCCGATGGCCGGTACGAGGTGGTGAACCACCGCACCGGCGACAAGCGGGCGTACGCGTCGAACAGGTAG
- a CDS encoding OsmC family protein, protein MAKTLEVSLTWNHDQVFDTHLATGSGPVLDGDGAEGASPTQAVALALGACMGIDVVSILKKGRHDLRALRVKVTGTRADGPPSYFTGWILHYEITGPVPDAAIERAIALSRDTYCSVWHSLRRDAPLEVTYTRVDG, encoded by the coding sequence ATGGCCAAGACACTCGAAGTCAGCCTCACCTGGAACCACGACCAGGTGTTCGACACACATCTCGCGACCGGCTCCGGCCCCGTGCTCGATGGCGATGGCGCCGAGGGGGCATCGCCGACGCAGGCCGTCGCGCTCGCCCTCGGCGCCTGCATGGGCATCGACGTCGTGAGCATCCTCAAGAAGGGACGGCACGACCTGCGGGCACTCCGCGTGAAGGTCACAGGTACGCGGGCCGACGGGCCGCCGTCCTACTTCACCGGCTGGATCCTGCATTACGAGATCACCGGCCCGGTACCCGATGCGGCCATCGAGCGCGCCATCGCGCTGTCGAGGGACACCTACTGCTCGGTGTGGCACAGCCTGCGGCGGGACGCGCCGCTCGAGGTCACGTACACTCGCGTGGATGGCTGA
- the dps gene encoding DNA starvation/stationary phase protection protein Dps, translated as MTTRTTAEVPLTATKHGLDVETRTQAIALLNARLADVIDLELQAKQAHWNVKGPNFIGLHELFDQVAEAAAKFKDEIAERAVMLGGIAVGTAQAVVERTTLPPYPAEAQDWHAHVDCVSSALARFGTALRQAIEDATELEDAVTADLFTEIAHEIDKYMWFVEAHASRP; from the coding sequence ATGACCACCCGAACCACTGCAGAGGTGCCGCTCACCGCCACCAAGCACGGCCTCGACGTCGAGACACGCACGCAGGCGATTGCGTTGCTGAACGCGCGGCTGGCCGACGTCATCGACCTCGAGCTGCAGGCCAAGCAGGCCCACTGGAACGTCAAGGGGCCCAATTTCATCGGCCTGCACGAGCTGTTCGACCAGGTGGCGGAGGCTGCCGCGAAGTTCAAGGACGAGATCGCGGAGCGCGCCGTCATGCTCGGCGGCATCGCGGTCGGCACGGCGCAGGCCGTCGTGGAACGCACGACACTGCCGCCCTACCCGGCAGAGGCACAGGACTGGCACGCGCACGTGGACTGCGTCTCATCGGCGCTGGCCAGGTTCGGGACCGCGCTCCGACAGGCGATCGAGGACGCGACGGAGCTCGAGGACGCCGTGACCGCCGACCTGTTCACGGAAATCGCCCACGAGATCGACAAGTACATGTGGTTCGTCGAGGCACACGCGTCGCGCCCGTAG
- a CDS encoding heparan-alpha-glucosaminide N-acetyltransferase domain-containing protein, producing MAEPAPPGTPRPSRHRAGYIDWLRGLAVVIMILAHVVDAWTVVGPTRQSRPYFWFLVLAGMGAPLFLWLAGLAVPLAAHARVRRGASVAEASWMLQKRGWAIFGLALLFRLQAWLFSAGATLYGILKVDILNVMGLSLVAAGWLWGRASTRRGRVSLATAATLAVLVLTPLLRVWTWPALIPDPIEAYLRPPPARSTFTLFPWAAFALAGLALGEWLATTTAEARDRFHGWCVAGGLVVAVIAYQLSFRPTLLPGSNFWTTSPAFFAIRLGAMTAVFGMLYFGLAPGGVWARLTPPRHWSPMELLGRTSLFIYWVHVELVYGVPSIRLHKALSFNGALVAFALFTLLMLVLAMAKSRYWDKDAPWITLDA from the coding sequence ATGGCTGAACCGGCCCCGCCAGGGACCCCGCGGCCGTCACGGCACCGAGCCGGCTACATCGACTGGCTCCGCGGCCTGGCGGTCGTCATCATGATCCTCGCGCACGTGGTCGACGCCTGGACGGTGGTCGGCCCGACGCGTCAGTCGCGCCCGTATTTCTGGTTTCTCGTGCTCGCGGGCATGGGCGCGCCCCTCTTCCTCTGGCTGGCCGGCCTCGCCGTGCCGCTCGCGGCGCATGCACGGGTCAGGCGCGGCGCCTCGGTGGCCGAGGCGAGCTGGATGCTGCAGAAGCGCGGGTGGGCGATCTTCGGGCTCGCCCTGCTGTTCCGCCTGCAGGCCTGGCTGTTCAGCGCCGGCGCGACGCTGTACGGCATCCTCAAGGTCGACATCCTCAACGTGATGGGCCTGTCGCTGGTCGCGGCCGGGTGGCTGTGGGGCCGCGCGTCGACTCGGCGAGGTCGGGTGTCGCTGGCCACGGCCGCGACCCTGGCGGTGCTGGTGCTCACGCCGCTGCTGCGCGTCTGGACCTGGCCTGCCCTCATCCCCGACCCCATCGAGGCCTACCTCCGGCCGCCGCCGGCCCGCAGCACCTTCACGCTGTTCCCGTGGGCGGCCTTCGCCCTGGCGGGCCTGGCGCTCGGCGAGTGGCTCGCCACCACGACCGCCGAGGCGCGCGACAGGTTCCACGGCTGGTGCGTCGCGGGCGGGCTCGTGGTGGCGGTGATCGCCTACCAGCTCTCGTTCCGCCCGACGCTGTTGCCCGGCTCGAACTTCTGGACGACATCACCGGCGTTCTTCGCGATCCGGCTCGGCGCGATGACCGCCGTGTTCGGCATGCTGTACTTCGGGCTCGCACCAGGGGGTGTCTGGGCGCGGCTGACGCCGCCGCGCCACTGGAGCCCGATGGAGCTGCTGGGGCGCACCTCGCTGTTCATCTACTGGGTGCACGTCGAGCTGGTCTACGGCGTGCCGTCGATCCGCCTCCACAAGGCCCTGTCGTTCAACGGCGCGCTCGTCGCCTTCGCGCTCTTCACGCTCCTCATGCTGGTGCTGGCCATGGCCAAGTCCCGCTACTGGGACAAGGACGCGCCTTGGATAACGCTTGACGCTTGA
- a CDS encoding FeoA family protein, with amino-acid sequence MAKHAVSPAPSGVAQPAGSPIPLSSLRDGAIARFKATAELDPASCDLLRALGLTRECQLTLCKAGEPCIVQVRSTRIGLSQAVANGIMVVPESHEG; translated from the coding sequence ATGGCCAAGCACGCCGTCTCCCCCGCGCCTTCGGGCGTGGCGCAACCCGCAGGGTCTCCCATCCCGCTGAGTTCGCTGCGTGATGGTGCGATCGCCCGCTTCAAGGCGACCGCCGAACTCGACCCGGCGTCGTGCGACCTCCTCCGCGCGCTCGGCCTGACCCGCGAGTGCCAGTTGACCCTCTGCAAGGCTGGCGAGCCCTGCATCGTCCAGGTGCGCTCCACGCGCATCGGCCTGTCGCAGGCCGTGGCCAACGGCATCATGGTGGTCCCCGAGTCGCACGAGGGCTGA